Within the Micromonospora citrea genome, the region GGGCGGCCGTCGGGCTGACCCTGGTCGGTGGGGCGCGTTGGTGCCTGCGCCGGTACGGGCAGGGCCCGCTGGAGGCCGTCCAGAAGGCGGCCCTGCGCCGGCTGCCGGCCGGCTGAGCAAGGCCGACGGCCGGTGGAGGGCCCGCGCGGCGGCCACCAGCGCAAACGGGGCACGCGGGATCGCGTGCCCCGTTTGCCGCGCCCGTTGAGCCTGCCCTAACCTTGGTCGGACGAGGGGAGTACTTCCCACGAACCATCCCGGTCAGTACGGCGCGCCCGGAGCGTGCCTCGGGTGGTTGCCCACGAAAGGTGGGTGAAGGAGACCTCGAACATGACACGGTGTTCGAGGAGGCTCCATGTCCGATTTGCCATACCTTGCCGCGACCGAGATCCAGTCGGTCGGCACGCCCACGCTGTGGGGCGTCACGATCGCCGGCGTCCTCGCCCTGCTGGTGCTGGACTTCCTGGTCACCCGCCGGCCGCACGAGGTCTCGATCCGGGAGGCGCTGGGCTGGTCCGCCTTCTACATCGCCCTGCCGCTGGCGTTCGGCGCCTGGGTCTGGTCCCGCTACGGCTCCCGCCAGGGCGTGGAATACCTCACCGGTTACCTGGTGGAGAAGTCCCTCTCCGTCGACAACCTGTTCGTCTTCATGCTGTTGCTCGCCGCGTTCGCGGTGCCGACGGCGCTCGCCCAGCGGGTCCTGCTCTACGGCATCGTCGGCGCCCTGGTGCTGCGGGCGGTCTTCATCGCCCTCGGCGCGGCGGCCCTGCAGACCCTGGACTTCGCCTTCCTGCTCTTCGCGATCATCCTGATCCTCACCGCGGTGAAGCTGCTGCGCGACGCCCTCTCCGGGCACGAGCAGGAAGTCGACATCAACAAGATGCGCTCGGTGAAGCTGCTGCGCAGGTTCATGCCGGTCACCGACGACTACCACGGCACCCGGATGACCGTGCGCCTCGCCGGCCGGCGGACGCTCACCCCGTTCGCCCTCGTGGTGGTCGCCATCCTCGCCACCGACGTGGTCTTCGCCGTCGACTCGGTGCCCGCCGTCTACGGCATCACCGAGGACCCGTACCTGGTCTTCGCCACCAACGCGTTCGCCCTGCTGGGGCTGCGCGCGCTCTACTTCGTGCTGCACGCCGCGCTGAGCCGGCTGGTCCACCTCAGCTACGGTCTGGCGGTCATCCTGGCGTTCATCGGCGTCAAGCTGGGCCTGCACTGGGCGCACGGCATCTGGTCGGGCGTGCCGGAGATCCCCACCCTGGCCTCGCTGGGCGTCATCATCGGCGTCCTGGTGATCGTCACGCTCACCAGCCTGCGGGCCACCCGCGGGAAAGTGACCGGCGAGAAGCAGGTCGTGGCCGAGCGGCGCTGAGGCGTCACCCGGCGCGGTGCGGTCCGGCCGACCGCGCCTGCCCGGCCCACCCCGGGTGGTACGACTGACGGGTGGGAATCGTGTCACCGGGCTTCCAGGGCCGGCCCCGCTCCGCGGAGCCGGCCCTGCCGCCGGGGCAGTACCTGACGGAGGACTTCCCGGTGCTCTCCGCCGGCCCGACACCGAGGGTGCCGGTGGAGACCTGGGAGTTCGTCATCACCACCGAGTCCGGCGCGGAGTTCCGGTGGAGCTGGGACGAGCTGATGGCCCTGCCCCAGGAGACGCCGACGGTGGACATCCACTGCGTCACCCGCTGGTCCAAGCGCGACACCGACTGGCAGGGCGTCTCCCTGGACACGCTGCTGGAGGGCGTCGACACGGGCGCGCACCACGCGCAGGCCCACTCGTACGGCGGCTACACCACCAACCTGCCGCTGGCCGACCTGCGCGGCGGGCGGGCCTGGGTGGCGCACCGGTACGCCGGCGACCCGCTGCCGGCCGAGCACGGCGGCCCGGCCCGGCTGCTCGTGCCGCACCTCTATTTCTGGAAGTCCGCCAAGTGGGTGCGCGGCATCCGGCTCACCACGCGGGACCAGCCCGGATTCTGGGAGACCGCCGGCTACCACGACTACGGTGACCCGTGGCGTGAGCAGCGGTACCAGGGCGATTGACCGGGCCGCTGCGGTGGCGGGTGGCCCGGCTCGCCGAGCGCCGGGTGGAGACGCCGACCGCGCAGACCCTCGTGCTGGAGGCCCCCGGCTGGCCGGGGCACCTGCCCGGGCAGCACCTCGACGTGCGGCTGACCGCCCCCGACGGCTACCAGGCGGCCCGGTCGTACTCGCTGGCCGCCCCTGCCGAGGGGGACCGGATCGCGCTGACCGTGCAGCGCGTCCCCGACGGCGAGGTGTCGCCGTACCTGACCGACGTCTACGCCGAGGGCGACCCGGTGGAGGTGCGCGGCCCGGTGGGCGGCTGGTTCGTCTGGCGGCCCGAGGAGACCGCCCCGGTGCTCCTGGTGGCCGGCGGCTCGGGCGTCGTGCCGCTGATGGCGATGGTCCGGGCGCGCCGCGCCGCCGGCAGCCGCGTGCCGTTCCGGCTGCTCTACTCGGTGCGCACCCCCGCGGACGTGTTCTACGCCGACGAGCTGCGCGCCCGCGTCCGCGACGACCACGGCCTGGACGTGGCGTACGTGTACACCCGCGAGGCGCCGGAGGGCTGGCGGGGCGAGCCGCACCGGATCGGACCGGCCGACGTGAACACCCACGGCTGGCCGCCCGAGCTGGAGCCGCTCTGCTACGTCTGCGGCCCGACGGGGTTCGTGGAGACCGTGGCGGACCTGCTGGTCGGGCTCGGCCACCAGACCCGGCGGGTGCGGACCGAACGGTTCGGCCCGACCGGCGCGCCGTAGAGGAGGAGTGTGCGATGACCGAGCTGTCGTACCTGGACGGCAACATGCTCGACGGCCCGCTGCGGGAGCTGTTCGCCGTCGACCTGAGCGCCGCCACCGGGCGGTGCGCGCACTGCGGCACGCTCGGCCCGCTGGCCGGCCTGCGGGTCTACCCGCACGCCCCGGGCCTGGTGGCCCGCTGCCCGAGCTGCGCGGAGGTGATGCTGCGGTTGGTCCGCTCGCCCGACCGGGCCTGGCTGGACCTGCGCGGAGCCACCTTCCTGGCGGTGCCGATGCCGCCGGACCAACCGCACCCTGGCCCGCTGTGAACGCGGGTCCGCGCGGGGGCGGGGCGACACCGGCGGCCGGAACGGATGGAGGCGGAACCGTGGACGAGGACCTGCGGGCGCGGTCGGCGCGGGAGGTGTTCGAGGACCACCTGCGGCTGGCGGCCGAGCACCGCTTCGCGGAGGACCTGGCGCGCAACGTGTCGCCGTCCTGCGTGGTGCTGGAGCGCCGGGGCGTGTTCCGTGGCCACGACGGGGTCCGGGAGCTGGCCCGCTGGCTGGAGGAGGAGCTGCCCGGCGGCGGCTACACCTACACCAACAAGCTGGTGGAGGGCCGGATGGCGTTCCTGGAGTGGACGGCGGACGCCGAGGGCGCGCGGGT harbors:
- a CDS encoding TerC family protein is translated as MSDLPYLAATEIQSVGTPTLWGVTIAGVLALLVLDFLVTRRPHEVSIREALGWSAFYIALPLAFGAWVWSRYGSRQGVEYLTGYLVEKSLSVDNLFVFMLLLAAFAVPTALAQRVLLYGIVGALVLRAVFIALGAAALQTLDFAFLLFAIILILTAVKLLRDALSGHEQEVDINKMRSVKLLRRFMPVTDDYHGTRMTVRLAGRRTLTPFALVVVAILATDVVFAVDSVPAVYGITEDPYLVFATNAFALLGLRALYFVLHAALSRLVHLSYGLAVILAFIGVKLGLHWAHGIWSGVPEIPTLASLGVIIGVLVIVTLTSLRATRGKVTGEKQVVAERR
- a CDS encoding sulfite oxidase-like oxidoreductase; the encoded protein is MSPGFQGRPRSAEPALPPGQYLTEDFPVLSAGPTPRVPVETWEFVITTESGAEFRWSWDELMALPQETPTVDIHCVTRWSKRDTDWQGVSLDTLLEGVDTGAHHAQAHSYGGYTTNLPLADLRGGRAWVAHRYAGDPLPAEHGGPARLLVPHLYFWKSAKWVRGIRLTTRDQPGFWETAGYHDYGDPWREQRYQGD
- a CDS encoding ferredoxin reductase, producing the protein MTGPLRWRVARLAERRVETPTAQTLVLEAPGWPGHLPGQHLDVRLTAPDGYQAARSYSLAAPAEGDRIALTVQRVPDGEVSPYLTDVYAEGDPVEVRGPVGGWFVWRPEETAPVLLVAGGSGVVPLMAMVRARRAAGSRVPFRLLYSVRTPADVFYADELRARVRDDHGLDVAYVYTREAPEGWRGEPHRIGPADVNTHGWPPELEPLCYVCGPTGFVETVADLLVGLGHQTRRVRTERFGPTGAP
- a CDS encoding DUF6510 family protein translates to MTELSYLDGNMLDGPLRELFAVDLSAATGRCAHCGTLGPLAGLRVYPHAPGLVARCPSCAEVMLRLVRSPDRAWLDLRGATFLAVPMPPDQPHPGPL
- a CDS encoding nuclear transport factor 2 family protein; amino-acid sequence: MDEDLRARSAREVFEDHLRLAAEHRFAEDLARNVSPSCVVLERRGVFRGHDGVRELARWLEEELPGGGYTYTNKLVEGRMAFLEWTADAEGARVLDGADSFLIEQGWIVAQTIHYTVERVGGG